In Candidatus Manganitrophus morganii, the genomic window GGAAAGTCGACGTTACGGATGCACTTTTGGATCACCTTGACGATCTCCTTCAGGATTGCGTCCCCGATCGGATGCCCATGGGTGTCGTTAAAAACTTTAAAATGATCAATGTCGAGCATCAGCAGCGAAAACCCTTTCCCATATCGGCTCGCCCGCTCCGTCTCCTCACCCAATCGCTTCTGAAACTCCCGATGGTTGTAGAGGCCGGTGAGGCTGTCGGTGGCCGCCCTTTTTTCGACCTCCTCCAGAAAGCGGGCATTGTCCAGGGCCACGGCGGCATTGACGCAGAGGGTCGACAGGAAATCTTGGTCCTCGGAAGAGAACCTCCCCTCCTTCTGATTGATCAGGTTCAATACCCCTAAAGTTCGAGCCTCGCGAACGAGCGGGATCGAAAAAACTTGGCGAAGCGGAGTTTGGAGAGAGGGCGTCGTCCCCTTCAAGGGATGCTCCCCCGGATTTTCGATCAGGACGGGTCGCTTTTCCTGGCACGCCAAACCGAAGAGACCGAGCTTCGAAAGGGGCCCTTGAGGAATCCCCCCCTCGAACGACACGCCGGCAAAGGCGGTCTGGGAAATATGCCCTTGTTCCGCATCGATGAGAAAGAGAAGCGCTCCTTCCGCCTCCATCAGCTCTTTTGCCCCTTCGACCAAGGTATCGCTTAAAACCATCGTTTTTCGCTCGGTCGCCAAAGAGAGGGAAAGTTCATACAGACGGTGAACCCGTTGCGCGTTCTTCTCCAGACGGCGTTTCAGCCTGGCTTGGTCGATGACCTTCCGGGTCACGGGGGGGAGGGTCTGGTGATAGTTCTGGCTCTTAATGATGTAGTCGCACGCTCCCCGCTTCATCGCCTCTACCGCAATCTTCTCATCCCCTTGTCCGGTCACCATGATCACCGGAACGGTATAGCCCTTCGTCTGAATTTCGCTCAAGACTTCGATTCCGTTCATCATCGGAAGGCTGTAATCGAGAATGACCGCATCGAAACGCCCTTTCCCCAGCGCCTCCAGGCAGGCCGGACCGGTTTCAACGGGGGTAATGCGGATGTCGGGATCCTTTTTCTGAAACGCGCGCAGGGTCAACTCCCTCTGATCGACATTATCTTCCACAAGTAAAATCTTGACCGGCTCATTCGCCATGCCGTTCTCCATCTAAAAACGACCCTTCCATTATTCCGTTTTTTACGACGCGTCCGACTTCGGCGGCCGATTGACCAGCAGCCAATAGAGCTTCAGCGATTTGACCTTCTCAGAAAATTCAGTAAATTTCACCGGCTTGGTGATGAAGCTGTTGGCGCCGAAACTGTAACATTTGAGCGCTTCTTCATCTCGATCCGACGTCGTCAACATGATAACCGGAATGACACGGAGATCTTCGGTCTCTTTTATTTTTTTTAGGACCTCAAGGCCGTTGACCTTGGGAAGATTGATGTCGAGGAGGATCAGCCCGGGCCGGGGGGCGTTCGCATAAGGCTCTTTTTTAAAGAGATAATCCAGCGCCTCTTGGCCGTCTTTGACCCAAGCCACTCTGTTCGCCACGCTTCCGCTCTCCAGTGAACGGCGGGTCAATTCGGCATGGTCGGGATTATCTTCCACCAATAGAATTTCGATCGGCTCCATTTCCCATTCTCCTAACATCGACCGACGGGCAGAGTGAAGTAAAAAACGGCCCCTTCTCCTTTGTTTGACTCGATCCATATATTGCCGCCTGCCAGATCCAGGATCTTCCGGACAAGCGCAAGTCCCATCCCCGTCCCATCCGTCTCAATCTCTTTAAGACGTTCGAAGACGCCGAAAATGATCTGATGATACGGCGGATCGATTCCGATGCCGTTGTCCCGGACGTAGAAGGTAATGCCTGCATCGGCCGCAACGGCGCCGATCTCGATCACCGGATCGGGCTGATCGCCCATAAACCGAACGGCGTTGCCGATCAGATTCGAGAAGAGCTGCTCCAACGGCGTCCGAGCGAAAAGAATCTCCGGCAACGGCGAGCGGATTTCCACACGGATCTTTCTTTGCGTGATCTCCTTCGAAAACTTCCCCAAGACATCCCGGACGACGGCATCGGCTTGAAGCCGCTCCGGGTTTGCCTCTTTTCTTCCGACTCTGGAGTAGGCAAGCAGATCGGCCAAAAGGCGCTCGATCATCCCCGCGTTCGCCATCAGCCGGCTCAGGTAGTGCTTCCCCTGCTCGCCAAGCTTTTCGCCGTAATCTTCAGAAATGATCGATGCCATCCCGTAAAGGGAAACGACCGGAGCCTTCAAGTCGTGCGATACCCGATAAACGAAGGTGTCGAGCTCCGCCCTGTTTCGATCGAGCTTTTGACGCAACGCCTCGCATTCCGTCTGCAGAGGAGCACATTTCGGACAGGCCTGGCCGTTCGGGATAGGGGTCATCCTCACCTTCTCGTTTGCAGGAAGAAAAAATCGTGATTACGCGAGGCACCGCGGGCCGTGATCGACCTACGGAGGATTATATTCTTTCTCGGACACCTCTCCTCCGGGAGTGCCCTACCTCATTGGGATATAGCAGGAAGACATCCAAGAGAAAATGTAACATAGATTGTCTTCTTGTCAACGAACGGCAAAACGGATGCAAGGTAAGGAAGGTCGAAGCGTCTACAGTGGACTCTTAAAGGAGTTGGTGCGGATTATTCCTTTGGGTGGAACCCGGGTGCGTGCAGTCGTAAAAGAGGAAAAGGATGGTGCGCCCAGAGAGATTTGAACTCCCGACCCCTTGATTCGTAGTCAAGTGCTCTATCCAGCTGAGCTATGGGCGCGATGGAACGATCTTAAGCGGAAACCACATCCTTGAGGGTAACGGCAAAACGGGGATGCTGGAAGGGGTGCATCGTTGGGAAGAGAGAGAAGAGCCATCCCTTGAACAGCTCTTTGCCGTTCTCCGAAATGATGACGCGGACGGCGGGATTCTTCAGCTCGTTGCTCACCGAGGTAAACACCGTCCCTTGAATAATCAAATCGGGGAGAAACTCGCCGACCTTCACCTTCACCGCCGAATCGGGAAGGGTATACTCCTCCCCCAAATTGATGGTGTGCTCGGTGATCTGATGGGTCTGTTTGTCTTCGACCATCAATTTCACCGCCTTCCATTTCCCCTTCACCATATCCGGGATGACGATCTCGGCATTGCTCAGATCAGGGACATCGGAAGGCCGATTCGTCGGAGGGTGCTCACTTCTTTGAACCTGCTGCGCCTGCGGAGCCGGCGGCGGCGCGGAAACCTCCTCCATGTAATTCGCTTCCTTCTTATCGCATGCAGCAAAAAGAAGGAAGATGACGAGAAGCAGGGCGGTCTCTTTCTGTTTCATAATACTCCTTCATTCATCAACATCCCCAAAAACGCGCCTGGGGAATTTGGCGGAGAGGCAGGGATTTGAACCCTGGATAGAGGTTTAAGCCCCTATGACGGTTTAGCAAACCGTTGCCTTCAGCCGCTCGGCCACCTCTCCATTTATATGTAGGGCCCGTGCGGCAACGGAAAAAGAACGGTCCTCCGATGCCCCACACCCGCGGCTCGGACAGGCTAAGCCTGTTCCTCGCCTTTATTTTCTGAGCCCCGCGTTTCGCGACGGGTAAAGCCAGTCGCTTATTCTAATCGCGCGCGAGGCGCATTTCAAGTTTTAAGATTGGCGGAGGGGGTAGGATTCGAACCCACGACCCTTTCGGGTAACGGTTTTCAAGACCGCCGCCTTAGGCCACTCGGCCACCCCTCCATTA contains:
- a CDS encoding diguanylate cyclase, giving the protein MANEPVKILLVEDNVDQRELTLRAFQKKDPDIRITPVETGPACLEALGKGRFDAVILDYSLPMMNGIEVLSEIQTKGYTVPVIMVTGQGDEKIAVEAMKRGACDYIIKSQNYHQTLPPVTRKVIDQARLKRRLEKNAQRVHRLYELSLSLATERKTMVLSDTLVEGAKELMEAEGALLFLIDAEQGHISQTAFAGVSFEGGIPQGPLSKLGLFGLACQEKRPVLIENPGEHPLKGTTPSLQTPLRQVFSIPLVREARTLGVLNLINQKEGRFSSEDQDFLSTLCVNAAVALDNARFLEEVEKRAATDSLTGLYNHREFQKRLGEETERASRYGKGFSLLMLDIDHFKVFNDTHGHPIGDAILKEIVKVIQKCIRNVDFPARYGGEEFSVILPETIGIHAAKVAERIRKAIDDGPFITPTGHRVHLSISIGVASFPEDGRRREELILSADQALYFAKKDGRNRVCRYCDTLKAAIEKDQNKLTELLRNPEIKTIRDLAAVIDAKSPYTRGHSEGVIEYALLLADALNLGEQEKQSLQLASLLHNIGIVSIPDSILNKPGPLSTEERKIIQAHPGLAQMLIKESHNLESVLPAILYHHERYDGKGYPNGLKGEEIPFLARVLGVVEAYHAMISVRPYRPKMSHEEAVQELRKNAGTQFDPGVVKTFLEILDKRKPA
- a CDS encoding ATP-binding protein, encoding MTPIPNGQACPKCAPLQTECEALRQKLDRNRAELDTFVYRVSHDLKAPVVSLYGMASIISEDYGEKLGEQGKHYLSRLMANAGMIERLLADLLAYSRVGRKEANPERLQADAVVRDVLGKFSKEITQRKIRVEIRSPLPEILFARTPLEQLFSNLIGNAVRFMGDQPDPVIEIGAVAADAGITFYVRDNGIGIDPPYHQIIFGVFERLKEIETDGTGMGLALVRKILDLAGGNIWIESNKGEGAVFYFTLPVGRC
- a CDS encoding DUF2155 domain-containing protein; protein product: MKQKETALLLVIFLLFAACDKKEANYMEEVSAPPPAPQAQQVQRSEHPPTNRPSDVPDLSNAEIVIPDMVKGKWKAVKLMVEDKQTHQITEHTINLGEEYTLPDSAVKVKVGEFLPDLIIQGTVFTSVSNELKNPAVRVIISENGKELFKGWLFSLFPTMHPFQHPRFAVTLKDVVSA
- a CDS encoding response regulator; this translates as MEPIEILLVEDNPDHAELTRRSLESGSVANRVAWVKDGQEALDYLFKKEPYANAPRPGLILLDINLPKVNGLEVLKKIKETEDLRVIPVIMLTTSDRDEEALKCYSFGANSFITKPVKFTEFSEKVKSLKLYWLLVNRPPKSDAS